A region from the Altererythrobacter sp. H2 genome encodes:
- a CDS encoding winged helix-turn-helix domain-containing protein has protein sequence MRGAQGADTPRFNSQSPISETPKQPDEVTVSPLAGRTHGRPLDDVGLPGQSDVTDALLAFLYRQNDWIKPSVTYSALSDHFGLTSAALSAAMNDGRNHWENRVQWARKELVDRGLLDNSRHGFWKLFK, from the coding sequence ATGCGCGGGGCGCAGGGGGCCGATACTCCCAGGTTCAACTCGCAAAGTCCGATTAGCGAAACGCCAAAGCAACCCGATGAGGTCACTGTCTCACCGTTGGCGGGGCGAACGCACGGCAGACCCCTCGATGACGTAGGACTACCAGGACAAAGTGATGTCACCGATGCCCTACTCGCCTTTCTTTATCGTCAAAACGACTGGATCAAACCAAGTGTGACCTACTCCGCACTGTCAGATCATTTCGGACTAACGTCCGCGGCTCTGTCTGCCGCAATGAATGACGGTCGGAACCATTGGGAAAATCGCGTTCAGTGGGCGCGGAAAGAACTTGTTGACCGTGGCTTGCTGGACAACAGCCGTCACGGATTTTGGAAGCTTTTCAAGTAG
- the ilvC gene encoding ketol-acid reductoisomerase produces MKVYYDADADLNLITGKNIAILGYGSQGHAHAQNLRDSGVANVAIALRQGSATAKKAEAAGFKVLSNKAAAEWADVLMILAPDEHQAAIWENDLKGNMKPGAALAFAHGLNVHFGLIEPPADIDVIMIAPKGPGHTVRSEYQKGGGVPCLIAIHQDATGNAHDVALAYASGVGGGRSGVIETNFKEECETDLFGEQAVLCGGITHLIQAGFETLVEAGYAPEMAYFECLHETKLIVDLLYEGGIANMRYSISNTAEYGDITTGPRIITDETKAEMKRVLADIQSGRFVKNFVLDNRAGQPELKAARKAAEAHPIEQTGAKLRAMMPWIGKNALVDKSKN; encoded by the coding sequence ATGAAAGTTTACTACGACGCCGATGCCGACCTGAACCTGATCACCGGCAAGAACATCGCCATCCTCGGCTATGGCAGCCAGGGCCATGCCCATGCGCAGAACCTGCGTGACAGCGGCGTGGCCAATGTCGCCATCGCGCTGCGCCAAGGCTCGGCCACCGCGAAGAAGGCCGAAGCCGCCGGATTCAAGGTCCTGAGCAACAAGGCCGCCGCCGAATGGGCAGACGTCCTCATGATCCTCGCGCCGGACGAGCATCAGGCGGCGATCTGGGAAAACGACCTAAAGGGCAACATGAAGCCGGGCGCCGCGCTTGCCTTCGCTCACGGGCTCAACGTCCACTTCGGCCTGATCGAACCGCCCGCCGATATCGACGTCATCATGATCGCGCCCAAGGGTCCGGGCCACACCGTCCGCAGCGAATACCAGAAGGGCGGCGGCGTGCCCTGCCTGATCGCGATCCACCAAGATGCGACCGGCAACGCGCATGACGTGGCGCTGGCCTATGCCAGCGGCGTCGGCGGCGGCCGCTCGGGCGTGATCGAGACCAACTTCAAGGAAGAGTGCGAGACCGACCTGTTCGGTGAGCAGGCCGTGCTGTGCGGAGGGATCACCCACCTGATCCAGGCCGGGTTCGAAACCCTGGTCGAGGCCGGTTACGCGCCAGAAATGGCCTATTTCGAGTGCTTGCACGAAACCAAGCTGATCGTGGACCTGCTTTACGAAGGCGGCATCGCCAACATGCGCTATTCGATCAGCAACACCGCCGAATATGGCGACATTACGACCGGCCCGCGGATCATCACGGACGAGACCAAGGCGGAAATGAAGCGCGTGCTGGCCGACATCCAGTCAGGCCGGTTCGTGAAGAACTTCGTGCTCGACAACCGCGCCGGCCAGCCGGAGCTGAAGGCCGCCCGCAAGGCCGCCGAAGCGCACCCGATCGAGCAGACCGGGGCCAAACTGCGCGCGATGATGCCGTGGATCGGCAAGAACGCGCTGGTCGACAAGTCGAAGAACTGA
- a CDS encoding epoxide hydrolase family protein: protein MSEVRPFYLDIPQAEINDLHRRLDTARWPEKEPVDDWSQGTPLATLRELVDHWRNHYDWRACEARLNAFGQYVTEIDGLDIHFLHVRSPRADAVPLVMTHGWPGSVIEFLEAIPLLTEPEEGMAFHVVAPSLPGYGFSGKPAKAGWGVEKIGAAWGKLMARLGYDRWVAQGGDWGSVVTTMIGRQAPAGCAGIHVNMPLGRPTPEDMQSNDPAVLSALQRLGHYQEWDSGYSKQQGTRPQTIGYSLVDSPVGLAGWILEKIHAWTDNDGSPFDALSKDQICDNLMLYWLPATGASAARLYWESFSKVGEGVVQLPAGASAFPREVIPAPRAWAERGMPNLIYWNDLDKGGHFAAWEQPEVFAAELRACFGKML, encoded by the coding sequence ATGAGCGAGGTCCGGCCCTTCTACCTCGATATTCCGCAAGCGGAGATCAACGACCTCCATCGCCGCCTCGACACGGCGCGCTGGCCGGAAAAGGAGCCGGTGGACGACTGGAGCCAGGGCACGCCGCTGGCCACCTTGCGTGAACTGGTTGACCACTGGCGCAACCATTATGACTGGCGTGCGTGCGAGGCGCGGCTCAACGCATTCGGCCAGTATGTGACCGAGATTGACGGGCTCGACATTCACTTCCTCCACGTCCGCTCTCCGCGCGCGGATGCTGTGCCGCTGGTGATGACCCATGGCTGGCCCGGCTCGGTGATCGAGTTTCTCGAGGCGATCCCGCTGCTGACCGAGCCTGAAGAAGGCATGGCGTTCCACGTCGTCGCACCGTCGCTGCCGGGGTACGGGTTTTCCGGAAAGCCGGCAAAGGCCGGATGGGGCGTGGAAAAGATCGGCGCTGCCTGGGGCAAGCTGATGGCGCGGCTTGGGTATGACCGCTGGGTGGCGCAAGGCGGGGACTGGGGCTCGGTCGTCACCACCATGATCGGGCGGCAAGCCCCGGCGGGTTGCGCAGGTATCCATGTCAACATGCCGCTTGGCCGCCCGACCCCGGAAGATATGCAGAGCAATGACCCGGCCGTGCTGTCGGCCTTGCAGCGGCTCGGTCATTATCAGGAATGGGATTCCGGCTACTCCAAGCAGCAGGGCACCCGGCCGCAGACGATCGGCTATTCGCTGGTCGATTCACCGGTCGGGCTGGCCGGCTGGATCCTCGAGAAAATCCATGCCTGGACCGACAACGACGGCTCGCCGTTCGATGCCCTGTCCAAGGACCAGATCTGCGACAACCTGATGCTTTACTGGCTGCCTGCCACCGGCGCCTCGGCAGCGCGGCTTTACTGGGAGAGCTTCAGCAAGGTTGGCGAAGGGGTGGTGCAGCTTCCTGCCGGGGCGAGCGCGTTTCCCCGGGAAGTCATCCCCGCCCCGCGCGCGTGGGCGGAGCGGGGGATGCCCAATCTCATCTACTGGAACGACCTCGACAAGGGCGGGCACTTCGCCGCTTGGGAGCAACCGGAAGTGTTCGCAGCTGAACTTCGGGCGTGCTTCGGCAAAATGCTATGA
- a CDS encoding PaaI family thioesterase, producing MAEAAVPADVLYETMGLERIVSMDPAGRAVIEYKAGPHMCHSGGVVQGGFVTGWIDAAMAHAAIALNGPDVTPMSLELKVSFFAPTRPGPVIAEGWVVRHGRRTCFYEGELRSADGTVLAKASSTIMLADRRKVEAAAQAATGEQA from the coding sequence ATGGCCGAAGCGGCAGTGCCAGCAGACGTTTTGTACGAAACGATGGGGTTGGAACGGATCGTCAGCATGGACCCGGCGGGCCGGGCAGTGATCGAGTACAAAGCCGGGCCACATATGTGCCATTCCGGCGGGGTGGTGCAGGGCGGCTTCGTCACCGGGTGGATTGATGCGGCCATGGCCCACGCCGCGATTGCGCTGAACGGCCCTGACGTGACCCCGATGTCGCTTGAACTCAAGGTCAGCTTCTTTGCCCCGACCCGCCCAGGCCCGGTGATCGCGGAAGGTTGGGTGGTGCGCCACGGGCGCCGCACCTGCTTTTACGAAGGCGAACTGCGTAGCGCGGACGGAACCGTTCTCGCCAAGGCCAGCAGCACGATCATGCTGGCCGACCGGCGCAAGGTTGAGGCGGCGGCGCAGGCTGCAACAGGAGAACAGGCATGA
- the leuA gene encoding 2-isopropylmalate synthase — MTMLKHPASKYCAFPQVPLENRQWPARTITTPPRWLSTDLRDGNQSIIDPMDAVKKNRFFDLLVEVGLKEIEVGFPSAGATEFDFIQGLVRSGRIPDDVMVQVLTQSREDLIRTSFASLEGARAAIVHLYNAVSPAWRDIVFRMSKAEVIEIARTGAKVMRDEAGKRPGTDWHFQYSPETFSTAELDFSIEVCEAVMSILQPTPEHPIILNLPATVEAATPNIYADQIEYFIRHLPNRESAVISLHTHNDRGTGVAAAELGLMAGADRVEGCLFGNGERTGNCCLVTMALNMYTQGVDPGLDFSDIDRVIETVEYCNQIPVHQRHPYGGELVYTAFSGSHQDAIKKGFEAGATQNDEIWRVPYLPIDPADLGRSYEAVIRVNSQSGKGGFAWVLEQDQGLKLPKKLQADFSRHVQRVADELGRELNAADIWETFKRTYHVQTYPKHFQLVEYEESRASDGTRVFAGKIEVEGKAQSVSGRGNGLISSVVGTIREHFGVDLEVLDYTEHALGTGTDARAAAYLECRDGEGRAVWGVGIDEDVATASVRAVLSAANGAVAR, encoded by the coding sequence ATGACCATGCTCAAGCACCCGGCGTCGAAGTACTGCGCCTTTCCGCAAGTGCCGCTGGAAAACCGCCAGTGGCCTGCCCGCACCATCACCACCCCACCGCGCTGGCTCAGCACCGATCTGCGCGATGGCAACCAGTCGATCATCGATCCGATGGACGCAGTGAAGAAGAACCGGTTCTTCGACCTGCTGGTGGAAGTGGGGCTCAAGGAGATCGAAGTCGGCTTCCCCAGTGCCGGGGCGACCGAATTCGATTTCATCCAGGGGCTGGTCCGCTCTGGCCGTATTCCCGACGATGTTATGGTGCAGGTCCTCACCCAGAGCCGTGAGGATCTGATCCGCACCAGCTTTGCCAGCCTCGAAGGAGCACGGGCGGCAATCGTTCACCTTTACAATGCTGTAAGCCCGGCCTGGCGCGATATCGTGTTCCGCATGAGCAAGGCCGAGGTGATCGAGATCGCCCGCACCGGGGCAAAGGTGATGCGCGACGAGGCCGGTAAACGGCCCGGCACGGACTGGCATTTCCAGTACAGCCCGGAAACCTTTTCGACTGCCGAACTCGACTTCAGCATCGAGGTCTGTGAAGCGGTGATGTCGATTTTGCAGCCCACCCCCGAGCATCCGATCATCCTCAACCTGCCGGCAACGGTGGAGGCGGCAACGCCCAACATTTACGCCGACCAGATCGAGTACTTCATCCGCCACTTGCCGAACCGCGAAAGCGCGGTGATTTCGCTCCACACCCACAACGATCGCGGCACGGGCGTGGCGGCGGCGGAACTGGGGCTGATGGCCGGCGCAGACCGGGTGGAAGGTTGCCTGTTCGGCAATGGCGAACGGACCGGCAACTGCTGTCTCGTCACCATGGCTCTCAACATGTACACTCAAGGCGTTGATCCGGGTCTGGATTTCTCCGACATCGACCGGGTGATCGAGACGGTGGAGTATTGCAACCAGATCCCCGTCCACCAGCGCCACCCCTATGGCGGCGAGCTGGTCTACACCGCCTTTTCAGGCAGCCATCAGGATGCGATCAAGAAGGGCTTCGAGGCTGGCGCCACCCAGAACGACGAGATCTGGCGCGTCCCCTACCTGCCGATCGACCCGGCTGACCTTGGCCGCAGCTACGAAGCGGTCATCCGGGTCAACTCCCAATCCGGCAAGGGCGGGTTTGCCTGGGTGCTGGAGCAGGACCAGGGCCTGAAACTGCCCAAGAAGCTGCAGGCCGATTTTTCGCGCCATGTCCAGCGGGTGGCGGACGAACTGGGCCGGGAGCTCAACGCTGCCGACATCTGGGAAACCTTCAAGCGCACCTATCACGTGCAGACCTATCCCAAGCACTTCCAGCTGGTCGAGTACGAGGAAAGCCGGGCCTCTGACGGCACCCGGGTGTTCGCCGGCAAGATCGAAGTCGAGGGCAAGGCGCAGAGCGTCTCAGGGCGCGGCAACGGCCTGATTTCATCGGTTGTCGGCACGATCCGCGAGCACTTCGGGGTCGATCTGGAGGTGCTCGACTACACCGAGCACGCGCTCGGCACAGGCACGGATGCGCGTGCCGCTGCCTATCTCGAATGCCGTGACGGAGAGGGACGCGCCGTGTGGGGTGTCGGCATTGACGAGGACGTTGCCACCGCCAGCGTTCGTGCGGTGCTGAGCGCGGCGAACGGAGCAGTTGCCCGGTAG
- a CDS encoding amidohydrolase family protein translates to MTEEILEPQLPIIDPHHHLWDLRPLIPHFPEPRHHFIAAIAQKPYYTFNELQADVTTGHNVIGTVFMECGAFYNADRGEDLKVTGEVEYVNGVAAQSASGLYGDLRACAGIVGHANLLLGDRVGHVLEALEAAGNGRFKGIRHQGAWDADPEVLGPPFHAPGELYRDATFRQGFAELGKRGLTFDAWVLEPQIGDVIDLARAFPDQPICLDHCGTPLNVACYHGKLHERFDLWRHAIRELAQCENVTVKLGGLAMAFCGMPEQGPAAGLGSETLAAMWRPYIETCIDAFGPERAMFESNYPVDHWGASYPVLWNAFKRLAHAHSADEKRALFAGTAARFYGIEDILPPA, encoded by the coding sequence ATGACCGAAGAGATCCTCGAACCGCAATTGCCGATCATCGATCCGCACCACCACCTGTGGGATCTGCGGCCACTGATTCCCCACTTTCCCGAGCCCCGGCACCACTTCATCGCCGCGATTGCTCAGAAGCCCTACTACACGTTCAATGAGCTTCAGGCTGACGTGACGACCGGCCACAACGTGATCGGCACCGTGTTCATGGAATGCGGCGCGTTCTATAATGCGGATCGCGGCGAAGACCTGAAGGTTACGGGCGAGGTCGAGTATGTGAACGGCGTCGCCGCACAATCGGCCAGCGGTCTCTATGGCGACTTGCGCGCCTGCGCCGGGATTGTCGGCCATGCGAACCTGCTGCTGGGGGACCGCGTCGGCCACGTGCTTGAGGCGCTGGAAGCCGCCGGAAACGGTCGCTTCAAAGGTATCCGCCACCAGGGGGCGTGGGATGCCGACCCAGAGGTGCTCGGCCCGCCGTTCCATGCACCGGGCGAGCTCTACCGTGATGCCACGTTCCGCCAGGGGTTCGCCGAACTCGGCAAGCGCGGGCTCACCTTCGATGCCTGGGTGCTGGAGCCCCAAATCGGTGACGTGATCGATCTCGCCCGGGCTTTTCCCGACCAGCCGATCTGTCTCGACCACTGCGGCACCCCGCTCAATGTAGCCTGCTACCACGGCAAGCTGCATGAGCGGTTCGACCTCTGGCGCCATGCCATCCGTGAACTGGCGCAGTGCGAAAACGTGACGGTGAAGCTGGGCGGCCTGGCCATGGCCTTTTGCGGGATGCCCGAACAGGGCCCGGCCGCCGGGCTTGGCTCGGAAACGCTGGCCGCCATGTGGCGTCCCTATATCGAGACCTGCATCGATGCCTTCGGTCCGGAGCGGGCGATGTTCGAAAGCAACTACCCGGTCGATCACTGGGGGGCGAGTTACCCGGTGCTGTGGAACGCCTTCAAGCGCCTCGCCCACGCCCATTCGGCGGACGAGAAGCGTGCGCTGTTCGCTGGCACGGCGGCACGGTTCTACGGGATCGAAGATATCCTTCCCCCCGCCTAA
- a CDS encoding NAD(P)H-dependent flavin oxidoreductase, with amino-acid sequence MPLPAPFDRLRLPLIGSPLFIVSGPELVIAQCKAGIIGSFPALNARPQSQLDEWLHQITEELAQHNRDNPDRPAAPFAVNQIIHKTNDRVDADMATCEKWQVPMIITSLGAREEIFQAVRKWGGITMHDVINNRFARKAIEKGADGLIPVAAGAGGHAGAQSPFALMAEIREWFSGLVALSGSIANGYSILAAQALRADFAYAGSAFIATKEANADERYKQAIVESSAEGIVYTNLFTGVHGNYLRNSIEAAGMDPDNLPVSDPSKMNFGSGGNTKAKAWKDIWGSGQGIGAIKQVGTVADMVDRFEREYRDGLAQLKARTGG; translated from the coding sequence ATGCCCCTCCCCGCCCCGTTCGACCGCCTGCGCCTCCCGCTGATCGGCAGCCCGCTGTTCATCGTGTCCGGCCCGGAACTGGTGATCGCGCAGTGCAAGGCGGGGATTATCGGCAGCTTCCCGGCCCTGAACGCGCGGCCCCAGTCGCAGCTCGATGAGTGGCTCCACCAGATCACCGAAGAACTGGCCCAGCATAATCGCGACAATCCGGATCGCCCTGCGGCTCCGTTCGCCGTGAACCAGATCATCCACAAGACCAACGACCGCGTGGATGCCGATATGGCGACTTGCGAGAAGTGGCAGGTGCCGATGATCATCACCTCGCTCGGCGCGCGCGAGGAAATCTTCCAGGCTGTGCGCAAATGGGGCGGGATCACGATGCACGACGTGATCAACAACCGCTTTGCCCGCAAGGCAATCGAGAAGGGTGCGGACGGGCTTATTCCGGTCGCGGCGGGTGCTGGTGGCCACGCCGGGGCGCAGTCTCCGTTCGCGCTGATGGCAGAAATCCGTGAATGGTTCAGCGGCCTGGTTGCCCTGTCGGGCTCGATTGCCAACGGTTATTCGATCCTTGCAGCGCAAGCCTTGCGCGCCGACTTTGCCTATGCCGGAAGCGCCTTCATCGCGACGAAGGAAGCCAACGCTGATGAACGCTACAAGCAGGCGATCGTGGAGAGCAGCGCGGAAGGCATCGTCTACACCAACCTGTTCACCGGAGTGCACGGCAACTACCTGCGCAACTCGATCGAGGCAGCAGGGATGGACCCGGACAACCTGCCGGTCAGCGATCCCAGCAAGATGAACTTCGGCAGCGGCGGCAACACCAAGGCCAAGGCGTGGAAAGACATCTGGGGCTCGGGCCAGGGAATTGGTG